The region CTACAGGTATTGTACTTAatgttgataataattaattcttattcACAAACTGTCGAAAAAACCTAAACACTGGCATTTTGCAATAAGGTAAGCATTTTACTAGCCGCAAATGGTAGAGATGTATTTTCTGTTCGGCTGCATTACTCGTACTCCGGTCTcggactcatggaagtcagcccttgtctgTCCGAtcaaaaaataaagagacagttcggatccgacTAACAACAGTCCTAATGCTATAACCTGGGATGCTCTCCAAAATCTGGGCAGGCATTGTTAACCTCCTTTTCTTTTCCTCCTCCTTTCGTTCTTGGTATACAGAGAGATTTCCCCCAGAAGACTCGAGTTTGTGCGCTTACCACTcataaaaccccatttgtcgtaacACCGCTCTTTCACTTTTTCGCCTACTATCGGAATAATAAATAGAACcgggcaatacttcaagccggcccacattctagcgctctacaaagtgcaggttcGGCCAGATAAGGTGTACTGCTGTAATTTCTGGTTTGACGCACTCCActatcagctcaaaccatttgaATGCTgcacgcagagctgctcgagaTGTCGGGGATCAAGTGCGCTTAGAGCGGCTTGATCACCTGACGTTGCGTCATGGCTTATATTTTGTGAATGAAAAAATGGGTTTTTCATTGCGTATCGATTATTATTTacatgaatttaatatattcgaTTTAAATGTCAAACCGATTTTTGAACATCGGGTTGTTCTTTATGCGTGGCACATCACTTTACTCATGTCCCCATCCATTAAGTATAACATTATCGGTATGAcagtttaactaaaaaaatatgaaacttcATAGGCATGAGATGTCAAAAGTAGGCGTCTGTATGCCAATTATCTATGTATTGACCAATTATAGGGCTGCGTTGTGGTTACGTATGTGTGTGAATGCTTGTGTTTATTTTACTAGGGTGTTCAGTATAACATTGATTGGCGACAGTGGTTGCCATACAAATTACGCGTGATGGCCATTCTAATGTCTTTTACCAATTCTGTGGTTTGTTCACACTTGCCGGTTTCGCAATCCCCCGCGAGGGAGGGGCCCTCATATTGCATGCAAGTACATCAAATTGTGTGCGAACTACTTGCTTGCCAGATCCATTCATGCCAGTAGTGTACATGCACATGAAAATAGCTGGCAAGTACAAGGAGCTGGTATGCAAATGTGCCAGTTAAAGGCATGACGTGTATTCGCgccataatcataataatttttaaatccaatttaaaataaaaaaaattgaatttgaatgagcTATCAAGTAATaccaaaataagtttaatatattttttatttcataatatttcattgcaATATCCATAATGAGATACATGATAATTCAATTTACCATTTCAAAAGAGTTTtgcatattaatatataagtgATAAAATCATTCGGTAATATCGCGTAGAGATGAATAGCTTATGCTTGTATTAAATCACTCGGATGATGCAAATCTTTCGGCGAAAGTGTAAGATTTTTATCATCATTTTCCTCATTTGCTTTATCCTCAATATATTCATCCTCTACATCCAATTGTTGTTCTACATTCGCCAATGTTTCGGTAAGTATAACTTGGGACTGAGGAATGTAAGCCGTGGATGATTGTGGTATGTTCATTTCATTTTCGTTAGAAATACTCATGATTGGGTCTTGAATTTGCTGTTGTTCTTCGTTCGCAATCACATTACTCTGCTCAGAATTTTGATTTTCATAGTTTTGTTGCATAGGCTGGTTATAGTTTAGATTAGGATCTTCTTGGCCTTCATAAACTTCATATTGCTGTCgttcataatttaaattatcttcTTGAGTAATGTAATCTTCGTGAATCTGTTGTTGGTATTGATTTTCTTGATAAACATTATCGTATTGTTGTTCATAATTAGGATCATAACGTTCATTCGTCTCCAAATGTTCGTCAATTTCCGCAGCATAAGCAGGTTGATCTTTGACTGCTTCATAATACGAATACTGTTCATTATTTACGTTTTCTGGGTGTGCCGTTTCTTCATTGTAAATGTAATTCTCATCAGCACtttcagaataaaataaatttctttgttCGTTTTCATATTCTTCTATCTGGGATTGTTCATGCTCAATGTCCGCTTCTGGACGTGTAGTAATGGTATCTTCAATATGTTGCTCATAGTTGTTTGGATCATTTTCACTTTCACCTGTAACATCTTTCAAATCCGTCACAACATCATCGGGTATGTCACTCTCTGTCGACTCATTTTGAGGATTTATTTCTTGAGCATATACATTGCTTATCACAGCTGTCTCTTCAGGTTGTTGTTTTGCAACAGGTTCCAAATGCAAGGATTGCAAATTGGATTCAATTGTACTGTCTATTTCCGTTATAATATTGTGCTTGGAATCTAGTAATATTTCCGTATTGAACTCTTGCTCTTCACTTTTAGTAGCTACTTTACTCAATTCTAATTGTTCCTgatttgtttcattttctttataaatgGATCCGTATATTTTTTGGTTTGATTGATATTTATTCATTCCTGGTTCTGTAACCTCACTAACGTTACTATCGCCATCGCTTCTTCGCGTTTGAtttgttacatttaaattagaCATTACATATGAATTGATTTCATTTGGGAGACTCTCAATATGAGTAGGTTTTTCAGTAAATTTTAGTGGATCATTGTTTATTACgcattcaaaatttttatttttagaattggCGTGAATTTCCTTACTGGGTAAGAATTTAGAACATGTCTTAATTTCTTCATAATTCTCTTTGCTTTTTGAACCATCGATATCCTTTTCTGGAAAAATGAAATCATTTGTCTTTTgttcaattttcataaaatccctgtcattatattcagaaaatattttatcctCTTCTTTTGTTACTTCCGGCCTAATTTCTTTTTGAGTTTGTTTCAATTCATCTAATATATTGTACTTAGTTCTCCAGTCTGAATCTTTATTTTCATCCGGATGTTTATTTTGGATTGaaagattaataatattagattcATGGATAATATTCGTTTTTGGGATTAATATATAGTCTTTGCTCAATTCTTTCAATAAGACTTGTTTATTTGAAAACATAGACATGGGGGCAATTGCATTGACTGAGTCTTTGTAAATTGTATCGTGATGATCAAATGTGGGTGTTTCGAGCATTTTTCTAGAACAAGTATTCGATGTTATggcctgaaaataaaattatatggatATCTTTATTCGCTATTGACGAGTATAAAAGTTAAACGAAATGGATGagatattgtttttattgacaTGTTGGGCAAAATAAAGTCCCTGATAATAAATTACCACCGCGCAAGGGTCTCTTCTAACGTCAGAGGAATATAAAAGCATTGACGGCATTTAAAAAGTAACGTTAATGATATCAAACATCCGTTCTTTCAATAGCTTCGtgatagtgtttttttttaggaaaagAAACCGTAAATGAGCTCTATACTATGCAGCGATATGCAATGAACGACCATTGCAACAACGAACAATACAATACCTTCATTGACACTGACTTATCGAACGATCTTGAGCTCACTTTGTCTAGACATCCCAAAATAAACTCATTACGATCCTTGCGTTTTTTATCTTCTTCTAAAAATGCATCATATTGTTTTCTCAGTGCATTTATGCGGTCGGATTTGACTCTgaaatttaagaattttgtaattaCATCATTGCATAAGATTTTTATAAGGTGttttatgctcggagtttccctaagAGATCAAGAGTGAGCATCAGAAGTGAgcagatccgtaggagaaccaaagtcagtgacatagcccaaattagtgcgaaactgaagtggcagtgggcagggtacatagatCGTACAGGGTACAtagacagatggccattggggcaacaaagtcctcgaatggagaccacgtaccggaagacaaaGTGTTGGCAGGATGGACCAATGATCtaatcaagatcgccggaatagtttagatgagggcagcgcaaaaCCGATGGTCATCGAGAACttcggggaggcctttgtcgtgTAGTGGGCATCTTCCAGCTGATAAGATGTAAATGATAAGTGTTTTTAGTTAACACAGTGTATGTTAAGACCACACGACAGAAGTGAATATTACAAAGTAATTACAACTATTTATTTGATCTAGCATATAAGGCATAACATTAACAATGTGGataaattactctggtaaaTTTTGCGCTCCCATTAATCGGCCCAAACCGACTTTATCCGAACGAGCGCGACAGCcgagtctcattcaatacccacaaaatcATAGATAAAGTATAGTATTTGGTCTTGgcttaaataatctaac is a window of Leptidea sinapis chromosome 26, ilLepSina1.1, whole genome shotgun sequence DNA encoding:
- the LOC126972533 gene encoding putative uncharacterized protein DDB_G0279653 isoform X1, yielding MLNRYKIWADLTLRHSYISEVKSDRINALRKQYDAFLEEDKKRKDRNEFILGCLDKVSSRSFDKSVSMKAITSNTCSRKMLETPTFDHHDTIYKDSVNAIAPMSMFSNKQVLLKELSKDYILIPKTNIIHESNIINLSIQNKHPDENKDSDWRTKYNILDELKQTQKEIRPEVTKEEDKIFSEYNDRDFMKIEQKTNDFIFPEKDIDGSKSKENYEEIKTCSKFLPSKEIHANSKNKNFECVINNDPLKFTEKPTHIESLPNEINSYVMSNLNVTNQTRRSDGDSNVSEVTEPGMNKYQSNQKIYGSIYKENETNQEQLELSKVATKSEEQEFNTEILLDSKHNIITEIDSTIESNLQSLHLEPVAKQQPEETAVISNVYAQEINPQNESTESDIPDDVVTDLKDVTGESENDPNNYEQHIEDTITTRPEADIEHEQSQIEEYENEQRNLFYSESADENYIYNEETAHPENVNNEQYSYYEAVKDQPAYAAEIDEHLETNERYDPNYEQQYDNVYQENQYQQQIHEDYITQEDNLNYERQQYEVYEGQEDPNLNYNQPMQQNYENQNSEQSNVIANEEQQQIQDPIMSISNENEMNIPQSSTAYIPQSQVILTETLANVEQQLDVEDEYIEDKANEENDDKNLTLSPKDLHHPSDLIQA
- the LOC126972533 gene encoding putative uncharacterized protein DDB_G0279653 isoform X2: MGKSSKKVKSDRINALRKQYDAFLEEDKKRKDRNEFILGCLDKVSSRSFDKSVSMKAITSNTCSRKMLETPTFDHHDTIYKDSVNAIAPMSMFSNKQVLLKELSKDYILIPKTNIIHESNIINLSIQNKHPDENKDSDWRTKYNILDELKQTQKEIRPEVTKEEDKIFSEYNDRDFMKIEQKTNDFIFPEKDIDGSKSKENYEEIKTCSKFLPSKEIHANSKNKNFECVINNDPLKFTEKPTHIESLPNEINSYVMSNLNVTNQTRRSDGDSNVSEVTEPGMNKYQSNQKIYGSIYKENETNQEQLELSKVATKSEEQEFNTEILLDSKHNIITEIDSTIESNLQSLHLEPVAKQQPEETAVISNVYAQEINPQNESTESDIPDDVVTDLKDVTGESENDPNNYEQHIEDTITTRPEADIEHEQSQIEEYENEQRNLFYSESADENYIYNEETAHPENVNNEQYSYYEAVKDQPAYAAEIDEHLETNERYDPNYEQQYDNVYQENQYQQQIHEDYITQEDNLNYERQQYEVYEGQEDPNLNYNQPMQQNYENQNSEQSNVIANEEQQQIQDPIMSISNENEMNIPQSSTAYIPQSQVILTETLANVEQQLDVEDEYIEDKANEENDDKNLTLSPKDLHHPSDLIQA
- the LOC126972533 gene encoding putative uncharacterized protein DDB_G0279653 isoform X3, giving the protein MKAITSNTCSRKMLETPTFDHHDTIYKDSVNAIAPMSMFSNKQVLLKELSKDYILIPKTNIIHESNIINLSIQNKHPDENKDSDWRTKYNILDELKQTQKEIRPEVTKEEDKIFSEYNDRDFMKIEQKTNDFIFPEKDIDGSKSKENYEEIKTCSKFLPSKEIHANSKNKNFECVINNDPLKFTEKPTHIESLPNEINSYVMSNLNVTNQTRRSDGDSNVSEVTEPGMNKYQSNQKIYGSIYKENETNQEQLELSKVATKSEEQEFNTEILLDSKHNIITEIDSTIESNLQSLHLEPVAKQQPEETAVISNVYAQEINPQNESTESDIPDDVVTDLKDVTGESENDPNNYEQHIEDTITTRPEADIEHEQSQIEEYENEQRNLFYSESADENYIYNEETAHPENVNNEQYSYYEAVKDQPAYAAEIDEHLETNERYDPNYEQQYDNVYQENQYQQQIHEDYITQEDNLNYERQQYEVYEGQEDPNLNYNQPMQQNYENQNSEQSNVIANEEQQQIQDPIMSISNENEMNIPQSSTAYIPQSQVILTETLANVEQQLDVEDEYIEDKANEENDDKNLTLSPKDLHHPSDLIQA